Proteins from a single region of Macrotis lagotis isolate mMagLag1 chromosome 2, bilby.v1.9.chrom.fasta, whole genome shotgun sequence:
- the CCDC182 gene encoding coiled-coil domain-containing protein 182 isoform X1 has protein sequence MLTDLLSFLSSSQVVSWSVFNCGIVGEENMDPFYQTGPIYMKVNTLQGKKMVENGLQSGAFSLPESLSPCLPQQPDLENLMQKVAGIQRDLEDFKQKLLQSIHRLEDAYCEISRTLADQEEQAAKVKQRLREEEDRGIVRNKVLTFLLPREKQLREHCRWLEHMLLMSGSCEGQGSAKKISGN, from the coding sequence ATGCTGACTGACTTGctgtcctttctctcctcttctcaggTTGTTTCTTGGTCAGTATTTAACTGTGGAATAGTTGGTGAAGAAAACATGGATCCCTTCTACCAGACAGGCCCCATATACATGAAGGTGAATACCCTGCAAGGAAAGAAAATGGTTGAGAACGGCCTTCAGTCGGGAGCCTTTTCCCTACCTGAGTCTTTGTCCCCGTGTCTCCCCCAGCAACCTGATTTGGAGAACCTGATGCAAAAAGTGGCAGGGATTCAGAGGGACCTAGAGGATTTCAAACAGAAGCTACTGCAGTCCATTCACCGACTTGAGGATGCCTACTGTGAGATTAGCAGAACTCTGGCAGACCAGGAAGAGCAGGCAGCAAAGGTCAAACAGCGACTTCGGGAGGAAGAGGACCGGGGCATCGTGCGGAATAAGGTCCTCACCTTCCTGCTCCCTAGGGAGAAGCAGCTGCGTGAACATTGCAGATGGCTGGAACATATGCTGCTAATGAGTGGGAGCTGTGAGGGACAGGGATCTGCAAAGAAGATTTCAGGGAACTGA
- the CCDC182 gene encoding coiled-coil domain-containing protein 182 isoform X2 has translation MLTDLLSFLSSSQVVSWSVFNCGIVGEENMDPFYQTGPIYMKQPDLENLMQKVAGIQRDLEDFKQKLLQSIHRLEDAYCEISRTLADQEEQAAKVKQRLREEEDRGIVRNKVLTFLLPREKQLREHCRWLEHMLLMSGSCEGQGSAKKISGN, from the exons ATGCTGACTGACTTGctgtcctttctctcctcttctcaggTTGTTTCTTGGTCAGTATTTAACTGTGGAATAGTTGGTGAAGAAAACATGGATCCCTTCTACCAGACAGGCCCCATATACATGAAG CAACCTGATTTGGAGAACCTGATGCAAAAAGTGGCAGGGATTCAGAGGGACCTAGAGGATTTCAAACAGAAGCTACTGCAGTCCATTCACCGACTTGAGGATGCCTACTGTGAGATTAGCAGAACTCTGGCAGACCAGGAAGAGCAGGCAGCAAAGGTCAAACAGCGACTTCGGGAGGAAGAGGACCGGGGCATCGTGCGGAATAAGGTCCTCACCTTCCTGCTCCCTAGGGAGAAGCAGCTGCGTGAACATTGCAGATGGCTGGAACATATGCTGCTAATGAGTGGGAGCTGTGAGGGACAGGGATCTGCAAAGAAGATTTCAGGGAACTGA